From Zea mays cultivar B73 chromosome 3, Zm-B73-REFERENCE-NAM-5.0, whole genome shotgun sequence:
CGATTTTTATATATCACGATTCgttttctccgactaaaaatccaaaacagatcaaatctcaggacggtTTATTTTCGATTtacgcgtagggaattattttcaAGCGAAATCTAAttagactctcggccgaattaattgctcaatcgtccgttcgccgaAATCTATTTCGCTCTATTCTGTGTACAGACAAATTCCGCGGGAACATTTATTCCGAAAAATGTTTAGCGCAGCCCGATTtcgtgtttgggccagcccaacccagcccaattgggcccatttaaaaccctaaccctagtgccCCTTCTATAAATAGCACCTCTCTCCCTTGCAAATTGGcaattttgcactcccaccctccatttttccctagccgccaccagCCATACTCCCTGCCTTCTTCCTCGCTGCTCACGGCAGCAGCAGCCAGCGCAGGGAGCTTCCTCCACCCATGGCGCCCAGATTTTTTCCAGCCTTTCTCCCCTTGGCGCAGGTTCCAAACGCGGCGCCCCTGCTCCTCTTCCTCCTGCACGCACGCCAGGGCAGGGAGCCCTGCTTCCCACGGCTGCAGCAGGGAGCACGGCTCCTTCCCCTCCCATGGCCGGCCTCCCTTCTCCCCCTCGGCTCCTTCCTCTAGGCCGAGCTCCTATGTCAGGAACGGCTGCTCCACTTGATCGCTGCTCCATTTTTCCCTTGCCCCCTGCTCTCCCCTTGTCCGCGACATTCTCTGCCCGCGCGCAAAGCTGCTGACCGGAGCGCAGCATGGCAGCGCCGCCCTTCCGTGGACGAAGCTGGTGCCCCTTCCAGCTTCTCCACTGCAGCAGGCCGGGCATCCCCATGCCTGCGCCTTCCCTCTCTTGTCGTGCCTTCCCCATGGTCAGGATCTGCGGCAGAAGTCGTGTGCTACCTGTTAGATGGTATGTGCAGCAACCACGCTCCGCAGCTCCTTGCAACAACAAGCAATCCCTGCCGCATCCCACCTGCTCGATATATTGCGCAGCCACATCGTCGTTGCCCTTTCTCGCAGCACGCCGTCGTTGGTTCTAGGTGCTGCTACCTACATCCCTCGCACTCACCTTGCTCGACAAAAATGCCTCCCCGTTCGTCGACCTCGGGTGGCTGCACACTTGTTGTCGCTGCCCCTTGTCCGTCAACGCGCAGCCCCTCTGTTTCCCCATTGGCGCAGCAGCCCCGACGTCTCCGTGCTCTGTCGGCTCGCTGTTTTGTGAAGCCAGTGGACAGCACGTCGTCGACGCTCGCCGGGTGTTTgctgtttttgcgcagccccATCCGTGACGCCGTCGAAACCCGTGCTAGCCATCAATGCCATTCGTCGCGCACGCGTGTTCGATACAAGACCGGTCGGGTGAACCACATGCATGCACAACTCAAATCCGATCCCattcaggttgattgatttatagtttacCATACGTATGATTTGGTTGATGTCATGCAGTGCACGTATATgtgtggatgtgtgtaaaatgttttggttatacGCATTAGTAGGTTCGCATTTACGGTTGGAGAACAAGAAGTTGTTTgctgtgtgcgatttgtagtttgtctaaatacgttttggtcgatgtggtgtgtATTGGTGTTTGAATATAGGTGGCTGCGATGATTCATTTATGTGTCACGAGGATGGTTCGTGGATGGTATTAGTCGTTTGTTAAAATACTTCGTCATAAAGCAGTGTGTTAGTCGTGGTAAATCTAATAAAACGTAAAGCATGTTTGGTGATTTCCGCAGTCGActaatgagttagtctatgtaaatatattttatgtattcatcATGGTGTAGGTTAGAGTGGGTTGAAAATATAAAATTATGTCACATATGATTAGTGTTTTAAAGGCGGATGTACGAATAATCAGTTGGTGTTTCACTCATCTAGTTGCTAAGTGTTGCCATAGATAATTGTGCTAAAATTGGTTATAAGAATGCAGTGGTCACGTGGTGTGGTTGGCTGCGATAAGTAGATTGGAAGTGTGGGTTTGTCTAAGCACGATATTGTCAAATGTGTATGTCGAATTGCGTTGTAGTAGTGATTTCGTTAAGTTGAACCGAAGAgcctcgagtgcacgccacaacatggttgtatgcgagacagggtAAAATAAAGTGTGCTCGACATAAATGTTCAGTCGTTGTAGGTGGGAATTGTCTTTGCttaaatagagaggtggtgacatgccgaagtagtcatcgcctcctctatgtttataagtcaagccaaaatgCGGGATACTAGTAGTACGCTAGGCAGGCGGTGTTCCAAATAGATAAATCGAGTGATGTGGTAGCTGTCCAGCATGATAGAGGTTGAGTCACTTAGGTTATAAATTGATGCTCGACATGTGAGgtctcctaaaatatggtgttttaagtgacttgtgcgttgtccagtttaagttgagaaatggttaagaaaaactaattaaccttctcccacctatgtttttgagttgcgaagtctaaaaataccttgctaagtgttatactagttaaccaacttgttagatgactttagttaagctcgtggtcacgatgatttgcttgttgtagtctaaatacgtatggttgtggtcgcggatgaaaagtattagtgctcatgtgaggtctaagttaaaatgcaaattatgGTGTCAACCTCACTTCGATATCGATTATCggggagaatgcgttgttaattaaatatggtacttctagtgcttataatgacacggataaaatttgtaagtctactgGTTAGTGCTCATTCggttaatttaactctaacaaatggtaaagtgttagaataactcAAGTCTCTAAACCAtgacaattcttgaattatatagaagctgaaatttagtaatggctgttttggactgcacgcactgttttagttgtgttgtatgtttgatgaactaaatggtgttttctgtagatatgtactatagaaaagtggtagataactttattatcttacttgtgttaaaatttgacagccataggactgacagtttaggagttatgctttttacaaattcagtaactgaatctgtccaatttctgtacagatttcagagattgtactgtttgcttaagttaatttttgaatcagtccttgtagattataagaaagttgtagatgcttttctaatcttgcttgtgttaaaatttcataactaaaggcctgacggtttaagagttatgaaatttacaaactgattgctgtgttctgtcctctgtcagaacagatttcgaaaactgtaatatttgatttgattaaaactgtaatcacttcttggtgattataaaagttatgtagggctttttctaagctttccaaaaagtcttggatcactatttttggtgatttGAAGATTAAGTTAAGGATGTTTAAaactctgaagactgaatctgtccaattctagacagcaaagccttctagtgtattttatccttagttaaatattgaatcaccttaagatgtttataaatgatatgtagacaattttattacctttccagaaagtctaggatcaccttgtttggatgcctgaatcttcagttgtgaatttttgaagttgcaagtcagaatctgtccaaatctggacagtgcTGCTGTAattgcactttttgaccttgctaacagctgaatcctgtggaggtaaaaataccaaagttgtagttcactttttaagctttccagaaagtcttagttggctatttttggattaatatttgaagagttatgattaaaactagcaactgctgtattgctgtccaaaaattctgctagtgcgcttttgattgtttatttcacccttctcgctaaaaatgtttggtttgctcttaagtaatgtagacttgccatggctaagctagagatgacatgtgtgtcatgttttatatgttcctttgtctagtgatagcgaTATAAGAGTTCCTTAGACATTGACGCTTATGTCCTCTAGTGAAATTGTGTTGTCGGTGATGCTTGTGCgcgatcaataggagaactaatgaaaagccgtatccAAACGAATAAAATGCGCGTACCTGTAATGTCatagttgtgttgcgtaaataaataaaatgttgtgGTCTTTTTAAAGGTGTTAATGTTGGACGTCGATAAcatgtagataactaatgctagcgtATGGTTGTTTGCGGTGTCTTCTCATTTAATGTTTGGTTCGCcgctgtgtctttgtatatcttgtgttactttcattatattcatacatatgcatcttgcatctcatttaggaccgagagatgacgatcgtgcaagtgatgtggtgccacccacaagatgcagtcggtggatgacccaaggaaggatggacataaccagtggatgctcgccaagcgagtaccctcccccagcaaacactatctaagtgttaaattaaaggcaagccctggtttatgcataacctgttatttatactattttactgcacttattgattgtaggattgaatgtgcacttaagtgtaggagttgtttgaaaccctagttgcatgatctcaggaatcctgttgagatgaatactagtatgctaggtcgagtagctgcttttttaagtaggatctcggtagaagtcgagtgatttttctagcactcgcgcgaggtcaggaaattggttg
This genomic window contains:
- the LOC109945244 gene encoding uncharacterized protein, producing the protein MCSNHAPQLLATTSNPCRIPPARYIAQPHRRCPFSQHAVVGSRCCYLHPSHSPCSTKMPPRSSTSGGCTLVVAAPCPSTRSPSVSPLAQQPRRLRALSARCFVKPVDSTSSTLAGCLLFLRSPIRDAVETRGPRDDDRASDVVPPTRCSRWMTQGRMDITSGCSPSEYPPPANTI